AATTGACTTTTTTGACAAAAAACTAACTTTTGAATTTTCATATTTTTTATAAGAAAGTGTGATAACTCCAGAGCTTTATAAAGAAAAATTTAAAGCAAAACAAAAGCCTTTGATTAGCAGCTATCTTTATGATTTCTTTTATGCAATTTAATACAGATGAATTGAATAATAAATAAGATGACCCTTGCGTCACGGCTTGATACAACTTGTCAGGTTTTTTTTAGATATAGTTATCGTAAGATTAGCGAAGCATAAATGTGTACCAAAGCTGTGCACACGCTTCATAACATCAACTTAGAAGTCCTCCAAAACCAAGGAGATCAGGCATGATCCACGCTGGCAATGCCATTACCGTCCAAATGCTTTCGGACGGAATTGCAGAATTCCGCTTTGACTTACAAGGTGAGTCGGTCAATAAATTTAACCGTGCAACAATTGAAGATTTCCAAGCTGCTATTGCTGCGGTAAAAGCAAATAATGATATTAAAGGCTTAGTTGTTACGTCGGGCAAATCAACATTTATTGTTGGGGCAGACATTACCGAATTTGGTGAAAACTTCGCTCAAGGCGAAAAAGCGATTGTTGACTGGCTTATGCCTGTTCACGAAATCTTCAATAGCTTTGAAGATTTAGAAATTCCAAAAGTTGTTGCTATTAACGGTATGGCGTTAGGCGGCGGTTTTGAAATGTGTTTAGTGTGTGACTATCGTGTGATGTCAGAAGCTGCGCAAGTGGGCTTACCAGAAATTAAACTTGGTATTTACCCAGGTTTTGGCGGTAGCGTACGTTTAAGCCGTCTTATTGGTATCGACAACGCGGTTGAATGGATGGCGATGGCTGCTCCTAAAAAACCAGCTGCTGCACTAAAAGATGGTGCTGTAGATGCGGTTGTAGCTGCTGATAAATTACTTGAAGCTGCAACTGACTTAGTTAAGCAAGCAATTTCTGGTCGTTTGAACTGGAAAGCGAAACGCCAAGAAAAACTTGATGCTGTAAAATTGAACCCACTTGAACAAATGATGGCGTTCAACACAGCAAAAGGTGCTGTACTTGCTAAAGCAAATCCTGCTCAATACCCTGCTCCAAAATTATTACTTGATTCATTACAAGCAGGTGCAAGCCTTGCGCGTGACGAAGCATTAAAAGCTGAAGCTGAAGGTTTTGCAAAAGCTGCGATTACTCCACAAGCTGGTGCATTGATTGGTTTATTCCTCAATGACCAAGTTGTTAAGAAAACTGCTAAAAAACATGAAAAAGGTGCTCACCCTGTAAACCAAGCAGCTGTACTTGGCGCTGGTATCATGGGTGGTGGTATTGCTTACCAAGCGGCAAGCAAAGGCACTCCAATTATCATGAAAGATATTGGTAACCCACAACTTGCACTAGGTATGTCAGAAGCGAACAGCTTGTTAACTAAACAAGTTGAACGTAAGAAAATGAAACCTGCGCAAATGGGTGAAACCCTTGCACGTATCCGTCCTACTTTAAGCTACGATGAGTTTAAAGAAGTCGACATCGTGATCGAAGCGGTTACAGAAAATCCAAAAGTTAAAGAAATCGTTCTTGCAGACACTGAAAAGCATGTTCGTGAAAACACGATTATTGCGTCTAACACGTCTACAATTTCAATTACACGTTTAGCGAAAGCTTTACAACGTCCTGAAAACTTTGTAGGTATGCACTTCTTCAACCCAGTTCACATGATGCCGCTTGTAGAAGTCATTCGTGGTGAAAAGACTTCTGAAGAAGCGATTGCAACTACTGTTGTTCTTGCTCAAAAAATGGGTAAAACACCAATCGTTGTAAACGACTGCCCAGGGTTCTTGGTTAACCGTGTATTGTTCCCTTACTTTGGTGCATTTGACCTTCTTGTAAAAGACGGCGCAGACTTCCAGCAAGTTGACAATGTAATGTCTAAGTTTGGCTGGCCAATGGGTCCTGCTTACCTCATCGACGTTGTTGGTATCGACACTGGTGTACACGGTGCAGAAGTCATGGCTGAAGGTTTCCCAGACCGCATGAAGCCAGACTACAAAGGTTCAATCCAAGCAATGTACGAAGCTAAACGTCTTGGTCAAAAGAATGACGTTGGTTTCTACAAATACGAACTCGATAAGAAAGGCAAGAAAGCAAAAACTGTTGATCCAACAGCGTATGAAATCATTGCTCCTTTCGTAACGGGTGAAAAACGCGAGTTTGATAACCAAGAAATCATTGACCGCATGATGCTTGCTTTCTGTAACGAAACAGTTCGTTGCTTAGAAGACAACATCGTTGCAACTGCTGCTGAAGCAGACATGGCAATGATTATGGGTGTAGGTTTCCCTCCATTCCGTGGTGGTCCATGTCGTTATATCGACCAGACAGGTGTTGCTGAATATGTTGCGCTTTGCGACAAATATGCACACTTAGGTAAGGCTTATGAAGCGCCACAAATGTTGCGTGACATGGCTGCTAACAACAAAAAATTCTACGGTTAAGGAGCAACGTGAATGGCTACTTTAAATCCACGTGACGTTGTCATCGTTGATGGCGTACGTTCTGCAATGGGTAAAACCAAAAACGGTATGTTCCGCAATGTACGTGCTGACAGCTTATCTGCTGAATTAGTTCGTGCACTCGTTGCTCGTAACCAATTTGACACCAATGAAGTTGAAGACCTGATCTGGGGCTGTGTAAATCAGACTTTAGAACAAGGTATGAACATTGGTCGTAACATCGGCTTATTGGCTGACTTACCAAAAACTGTAGCAGGTCAAACTGTAAACCGTCTTTGTGGTTCATCTATGCAAGCACTTCATACTGCTGCTGCACAGATTGCAACTAACCAAGGTGATATCTTCATTATTGGTGGTGTAGAGCACATGGGCCATGTAGGTATGATGCACGGCATCGACCTAAACCCAGAAGCATCTAAACACTATGCAAAAGCATCTAACATGATGGGCTTAACTGCTGAAATGTTAGGTCGCATGAACGGCATTAGCCGTGAAGAGCAAGACGCATTTGGTGTTGAATCTCACCGCCGTGCTTGGGCTGCAACTCAAGAAGGTCGTTTCAAAAACGAAATCGTTGGTGTTGAAGGTCACGATGCAAATGGCTTTAAAATCCTTTGTGACATAGACGAAGTAATTCGTCCAGATGCAAACCTTGAGTCGTTCAAAGCACTACGTCCTGTATTCGATCCGAAAGGCGGTACGGTAACTGCTGCTACATCTTCAGCGTTGTCTGACGGTGCTTCTGCAATGTTGCTTATGTCTGCTGAGCGCGCGCAAGCGTTAGGTTTAAAACCACGCGCTGTGATTCGTTCTATGGCTGTTGCAGGTTGTGATGCTGCAATCATGGGTTACGGTCCAGTTCCAGCAACTCAAAAAGCGCTTAAACGTGCTGGTTTAACGATGGCTGATATTCAAACTATCGAATTAAACGAAGCATTTGCTGCTCAAGGCTTATCAGTAATGAAAGGCTTAGGTATTTATGACAAGCAAGACATCATTAACTTAAATGGTGGTGCAATTGCTTTGGGTCACCCACTAGGCTGTTCTGGTGCGCGTATCACCACTACGCTGTTAAACGTAATGGAACAACAAGATACTCAAATCGGTCTTGCGACCATGTGTATCGGCCTTGGTCAAGGTATTGCAACAGTGATCGAACGTGTTTAATTAACACCAAGATAAAAAAATCCCCGCTCAATGCGGGGATTTTTTTATCGACCAGCTAAACCATTCTCGATTTTCTTCTGTAAATCTCTAATATCTTGAATATTCACTTTCATCGTACCCTCACGATAAGCGTCGACATTACTTCGATTAATATTCAAATCTTTTAACATTACAAAGATACCATTGGTTGGATCAGAAGACTGTATTCCACCCGCTACCGCTAAAATGTATTGTTGTAAGAATGGAGAAAGTTGAGACAAATCAGGTTGTGCCATGACTGGCTGATAATCTACTGTAGTCATGCCTTCAGGGACTAAAGCATTTTGTATATCGTAATGCGTTTTATACTCATGATGTTGCAGAGCCTGACGCACTTTTTTATCTTCTTGGAAGGGTACAAATCCTACCTCTTCACGTAGCTCAGATTCAGCCATAACGCGAATTGTTGGTAAAGTAGCCACTTCTTCTGCTTGAACAGTCGGTAAACCCATAAAAGCAAATGCAGCAATGAAGGCTGATTGTTTTAGAAAGTTCATAACTTGCTCCAAAAATCACTCACCCTATTCAAATTAAAAAGATGATGATTAAATTAAAAGTATCTATAAATAGGCTACAACAAAGTCGAATTTGATTCAGTAATGCTCAGATAAACGGTAAATATAATTAAATTTTTTAATGTAATAGTACGGTTCTTCTATGTATTAAAACTGCACTCTATAAAGCACTCTACAACTTGAACAAAAATGTTCAGATTATAGAGTGCGATTTATCTTATAAATTTTATTTGCTCTCTAACATCTCTTTTAAAGAATTCACGACTTGTGGAAACGTCGTATAACCTTCCCTTCCTAAAAAATGCCCACCAT
This genomic stretch from Acinetobacter oleivorans DR1 harbors:
- the fadB gene encoding fatty acid oxidation complex subunit alpha FadB, with product MIHAGNAITVQMLSDGIAEFRFDLQGESVNKFNRATIEDFQAAIAAVKANNDIKGLVVTSGKSTFIVGADITEFGENFAQGEKAIVDWLMPVHEIFNSFEDLEIPKVVAINGMALGGGFEMCLVCDYRVMSEAAQVGLPEIKLGIYPGFGGSVRLSRLIGIDNAVEWMAMAAPKKPAAALKDGAVDAVVAADKLLEAATDLVKQAISGRLNWKAKRQEKLDAVKLNPLEQMMAFNTAKGAVLAKANPAQYPAPKLLLDSLQAGASLARDEALKAEAEGFAKAAITPQAGALIGLFLNDQVVKKTAKKHEKGAHPVNQAAVLGAGIMGGGIAYQAASKGTPIIMKDIGNPQLALGMSEANSLLTKQVERKKMKPAQMGETLARIRPTLSYDEFKEVDIVIEAVTENPKVKEIVLADTEKHVRENTIIASNTSTISITRLAKALQRPENFVGMHFFNPVHMMPLVEVIRGEKTSEEAIATTVVLAQKMGKTPIVVNDCPGFLVNRVLFPYFGAFDLLVKDGADFQQVDNVMSKFGWPMGPAYLIDVVGIDTGVHGAEVMAEGFPDRMKPDYKGSIQAMYEAKRLGQKNDVGFYKYELDKKGKKAKTVDPTAYEIIAPFVTGEKREFDNQEIIDRMMLAFCNETVRCLEDNIVATAAEADMAMIMGVGFPPFRGGPCRYIDQTGVAEYVALCDKYAHLGKAYEAPQMLRDMAANNKKFYG
- the fadA gene encoding acetyl-CoA C-acyltransferase FadA; its protein translation is MATLNPRDVVIVDGVRSAMGKTKNGMFRNVRADSLSAELVRALVARNQFDTNEVEDLIWGCVNQTLEQGMNIGRNIGLLADLPKTVAGQTVNRLCGSSMQALHTAAAQIATNQGDIFIIGGVEHMGHVGMMHGIDLNPEASKHYAKASNMMGLTAEMLGRMNGISREEQDAFGVESHRRAWAATQEGRFKNEIVGVEGHDANGFKILCDIDEVIRPDANLESFKALRPVFDPKGGTVTAATSSALSDGASAMLLMSAERAQALGLKPRAVIRSMAVAGCDAAIMGYGPVPATQKALKRAGLTMADIQTIELNEAFAAQGLSVMKGLGIYDKQDIINLNGGAIALGHPLGCSGARITTTLLNVMEQQDTQIGLATMCIGLGQGIATVIERV